The following are encoded together in the Echinicola jeungdonensis genome:
- a CDS encoding SRPBCC family protein, whose translation MKILKGILYGIIGVVAVALIAALFIKKEYAAEREIIIEKPLPEVFSYVKQLKNQDNFSVWAQMDPEMDKSYTGTDGTVGFVSSWDSEKPSVGKGELEIIRIEENQRIDYELRFYEPFEATDNAYMITEEVSKDQTKVKWGFEGKSQYPMNLMLALMGTEEMLGEQLEQGLKNLKNEMED comes from the coding sequence ATGAAAATTTTAAAAGGAATCCTTTACGGCATCATTGGGGTGGTTGCAGTCGCCTTAATTGCTGCATTATTCATCAAAAAAGAATACGCTGCCGAAAGGGAAATTATCATCGAAAAACCCCTTCCCGAAGTTTTCTCCTATGTAAAGCAATTGAAAAATCAGGATAATTTTAGTGTCTGGGCGCAAATGGACCCCGAAATGGATAAATCTTATACCGGGACGGATGGAACAGTTGGATTTGTTTCATCATGGGATAGTGAAAAACCAAGTGTAGGTAAAGGAGAACTCGAAATTATCCGTATTGAAGAAAATCAAAGGATAGATTACGAACTCCGTTTTTATGAACCATTTGAGGCCACAGATAATGCATATATGATTACTGAGGAGGTATCAAAAGATCAAACGAAGGTAAAATGGGGATTTGAAGGAAAAAGCCAATACCCAATGAATTTAATGCTTGCATTAATGGGAACGGAAGAAATGCTGGGTGAACAATTAGAACAGGGGCTTAAAAACTTAAAAAATGAAATGGAAGATTAA
- a CDS encoding DNA topoisomerase IV, with amino-acid sequence MYYRFAKAFHLLTVLFFIVTFLYLYSGLPEKVILEVDEFGEILKTISRNTFFYTGIGVFVILNLLLVTPAKMIENKTSRNLRKLFEVGDPSRDQILSWIYSFVGIINVSIVVIAFYIHNINRSLELGIENNSQFLMYVLPIFFVIWIVMLFVILTRKIRQVKSSHK; translated from the coding sequence ATGTATTATAGATTTGCCAAAGCTTTTCACCTGCTTACTGTACTCTTCTTTATTGTCACTTTTTTATACCTTTATTCGGGTTTGCCTGAAAAGGTCATATTAGAAGTGGATGAATTTGGAGAGATTCTTAAAACCATTTCCAGAAACACGTTTTTTTATACGGGAATTGGGGTTTTTGTTATTCTAAATTTATTATTGGTTACCCCGGCCAAAATGATTGAAAACAAAACTTCCAGGAATCTCAGGAAATTATTTGAAGTTGGGGATCCATCCCGGGATCAAATTTTGTCATGGATATATTCCTTTGTAGGGATCATTAATGTTTCAATTGTGGTCATTGCCTTTTATATTCACAACATCAATAGGTCATTGGAGTTGGGAATTGAAAACAATTCTCAATTCCTAATGTATGTTTTGCCAATCTTTTTTGTAATATGGATTGTGATGTTGTTTGTAATCCTGACCAGAAAAATTAGACAGGTCAAATCATCTCATAAATAA
- a CDS encoding ROK family protein translates to MNNQKECFLGVDVGGTHLKIGKVSQAGEILSFDKEDTTPYRDNPKGFNQCFVEVIGKYLSKYPDVKRVGIGLPGLIDKERTTTLEIPAIPALNDFNLKGALQEKYPEIAFFLENDASAAAMGEYKFASTAPSPNFLFITMGTGIGSAMVLDGQIFKGARGNAMEMGHMMSRGNARLETLIGRNGILNILERMAKAYPEKAGVLNDQELGTHLLVDTAKEGNPVSLMTFEEVGDILGIAIVSTVRILDVNEIYFGGGISAGLEFMMPSLEKTVRQYLSGYYLQDIKLKKATLGNNAGTLGAAALCF, encoded by the coding sequence ATGAATAATCAAAAAGAATGCTTTTTGGGTGTCGATGTTGGAGGAACCCACCTTAAAATAGGAAAAGTTAGCCAAGCGGGGGAAATCCTTTCGTTTGACAAAGAAGACACCACTCCCTACAGGGATAACCCTAAAGGCTTCAATCAATGCTTTGTAGAAGTCATAGGCAAATACCTTTCTAAATACCCAGATGTGAAAAGGGTGGGCATTGGCTTGCCGGGTTTAATTGATAAGGAAAGGACCACTACCTTGGAGATCCCTGCCATTCCAGCTTTGAATGATTTTAATTTAAAAGGCGCTTTGCAGGAGAAATATCCAGAGATCGCATTTTTTCTGGAAAATGATGCCAGTGCTGCAGCCATGGGGGAGTATAAGTTTGCTTCCACCGCTCCCTCTCCAAATTTCCTGTTTATCACTATGGGGACTGGCATTGGAAGTGCCATGGTTCTAGATGGACAAATTTTTAAGGGAGCAAGGGGTAATGCCATGGAAATGGGGCATATGATGTCCCGCGGAAATGCAAGATTGGAAACCCTGATTGGAAGAAATGGAATTTTGAATATATTGGAAAGGATGGCCAAAGCTTATCCTGAAAAAGCTGGGGTATTGAATGACCAGGAATTGGGGACCCACCTGTTGGTGGATACTGCCAAAGAGGGTAATCCAGTTTCACTGATGACTTTTGAGGAGGTAGGAGATATTTTGGGAATTGCCATTGTGTCCACCGTTAGAATATTGGATGTGAATGAAATATATTTTGGAGGGGGGATTTCCGCGGGCCTAGAGTTTATGATGCCTTCATTGGAAAAAACAGTTAGGCAGTATCTTTCCGGATATTATCTTCAAGATATCAAGCTGAAAAAAGCTACATTGGGCAATAACGCAGGAACCTTAGGAGCAGCGGCCTTGTGTTTTTAG
- a CDS encoding DUF7255 family protein encodes MHYLKVNTLLDILQEKEVPFEEEFRIEVNRNLLDQKARELLADAYKSLDGKGEFIILDKLKFDFKIDRFLFLYDDAVHFNRYRLSTLKTGIYDTFTFPWVEGYKRLCRTFEKECHKAGVQERVWNGPPVAGRCFGPSEDFGDLSNNGSAGWKLNAYNDAQYDLLSRLHGYKIIRISMYENLMTGGSLKKIDQLLTRPNQDLYNPIASWLLRKME; translated from the coding sequence GTGCATTATCTAAAAGTAAATACCCTATTGGACATCCTCCAGGAAAAGGAGGTGCCTTTCGAGGAGGAATTTAGAATTGAGGTGAACCGGAATTTATTAGATCAAAAAGCCAGGGAATTATTGGCTGATGCCTATAAATCTCTTGATGGAAAAGGGGAATTTATCATTTTGGATAAACTTAAGTTTGATTTTAAAATCGACCGATTTTTATTTCTATATGACGATGCCGTTCATTTTAACAGGTATAGGTTAAGTACTTTAAAGACAGGTATTTATGATACCTTTACTTTCCCCTGGGTTGAAGGTTACAAAAGACTTTGCAGGACTTTTGAAAAGGAGTGCCATAAAGCAGGTGTTCAGGAAAGGGTTTGGAATGGCCCCCCTGTTGCTGGCCGTTGTTTTGGCCCTTCTGAAGATTTTGGAGACCTATCCAATAATGGTTCTGCAGGTTGGAAATTAAATGCCTATAATGATGCCCAATATGATTTATTGAGTCGACTCCATGGTTATAAAATCATTAGGATTTCTATGTATGAAAACTTAATGACCGGTGGTAGTCTGAAGAAAATAGATCAGTTGCTGACCAGGCCCAATCAAGATTTATATAACCCAATTGCTTCTTGGTTACTTAGAAAAATGGAGTAG
- a CDS encoding 3-hydroxybutyryl-CoA dehydrogenase, with protein sequence MTKIAVIGSGTMGNGIAHVFAQYGHQVALIDLEHKILEKAIDRISQNLDRQIEKGTVLEDDKEEILDRIQTFTQMEEGSKHADIVLEAATENLPIKIEIFQKLDQICPKQTILATNTSSISITKIASATNRPEKVIGMHFMNPVPVMKLVEVIRGYSTSHETVHQILALSRNLDKVPVEVNDYPGFVSNRILLPMINEAITTLFEGIAGVEEIDTVLKLGMAHPMGPLQLADFIGLDVCLSILNVLHEGFGYPKYSPCPLLVNMVQAGHLGMKSGKGFYKYTIGSKEKTVAERFKSNRQY encoded by the coding sequence ATGACAAAAATCGCAGTGATAGGCTCTGGTACCATGGGAAATGGCATTGCCCATGTTTTTGCTCAATATGGACACCAAGTGGCTTTAATTGACCTTGAACACAAAATATTGGAAAAAGCTATTGACCGGATCAGCCAAAACCTTGACCGGCAAATTGAGAAAGGAACTGTTTTGGAGGATGACAAAGAAGAAATTCTGGATAGGATCCAAACCTTTACCCAAATGGAAGAAGGGTCCAAACATGCAGATATTGTCCTGGAAGCTGCCACCGAAAACCTACCTATCAAAATTGAGATTTTTCAAAAACTGGATCAAATTTGTCCTAAACAAACGATTCTGGCAACCAATACTTCATCCATTTCTATTACCAAAATTGCAAGTGCTACCAATAGACCAGAAAAAGTAATCGGCATGCATTTTATGAATCCTGTACCTGTCATGAAATTGGTAGAAGTCATCCGGGGTTACAGCACCAGTCATGAAACTGTTCATCAGATATTGGCTTTATCGAGGAATTTGGACAAAGTGCCAGTTGAGGTAAATGATTACCCTGGATTTGTCTCCAATAGGATTCTATTGCCTATGATCAATGAAGCAATTACCACCCTCTTTGAAGGGATAGCAGGGGTTGAGGAAATAGATACGGTTTTGAAATTGGGTATGGCTCATCCAATGGGTCCCCTCCAATTGGCCGATTTCATTGGTTTGGATGTTTGTTTATCCATCTTAAATGTGTTACATGAAGGCTTTGGTTATCCCAAATACTCTCCATGTCCCCTCCTGGTTAATATGGTACAGGCAGGACATTTAGGGATGAAATCTGGAAAAGGGTTTTACAAATACACCATTGGTTCAAAAGAAAAAACGGTTGCAGAAAGATTCAAAAGTAACCGACAATATTGA
- a CDS encoding CvfB family protein, whose product MKELGRISTLSINRFTANGAYLQLSNGNEVLLPKSYLQGDEQEGDEKTVFIYTDSEDRPVAITQKPIALVDEFALMRAKTITSFGAFMDWGLPKDLFVPKSEMGKPIQAEEKYLVMVCVDYKTNRLIGVSKYQDFILSDTENFSEGQEVEILVFEKTELGFKVLIDGNYEGLIYENEIFEPLQVGDKKRAYIKKKREDGKLDVQLNPIGRQKYEEGAEKILETLKVQKFLPLHDKSSPEEIKKTLGMSKKHFKQSIGQLYKSKRILLHKDGIELID is encoded by the coding sequence ATGAAAGAATTAGGGAGAATTTCCACCTTGTCCATCAATAGGTTTACAGCCAATGGTGCTTACTTACAACTTAGTAATGGAAATGAAGTTTTACTGCCCAAGAGTTATCTTCAGGGGGATGAGCAAGAAGGAGATGAAAAAACTGTTTTTATATATACTGATAGTGAAGACCGGCCCGTAGCCATTACCCAAAAACCGATTGCTTTGGTAGATGAATTTGCCCTAATGAGAGCAAAAACTATCACATCTTTTGGGGCCTTTATGGATTGGGGCCTACCAAAAGATTTATTTGTCCCGAAATCGGAAATGGGAAAACCTATCCAAGCAGAGGAGAAATATTTGGTCATGGTTTGTGTTGATTACAAAACCAATCGATTGATAGGGGTTTCCAAGTATCAGGATTTTATTTTAAGTGATACTGAAAACTTTTCTGAAGGGCAGGAGGTCGAAATTTTGGTATTTGAAAAAACAGAATTGGGATTTAAAGTTTTGATTGATGGCAATTATGAAGGTCTGATCTATGAAAATGAAATTTTCGAGCCTTTACAGGTAGGAGATAAAAAAAGGGCATATATCAAGAAGAAAAGGGAAGATGGAAAACTGGATGTCCAGCTTAACCCCATTGGAAGGCAAAAATATGAAGAAGGGGCTGAAAAAATCTTGGAAACTTTAAAAGTCCAGAAATTTTTGCCCCTTCACGATAAATCATCCCCTGAAGAAATCAAAAAGACCCTTGGGATGAGCAAAAAGCACTTCAAACAGTCAATTGGTCAACTCTATAAAAGTAAAAGGATTCTTTTGCATAAAGATGGGATTGAGTTAATTGACTAG
- a CDS encoding arsenate reductase family protein — protein sequence MEMHPNELFFYYIPTHSIDKQARAYARSISRHVHEINIEKEKITSTGWKLILDMLNLRAKDILNKSHPEYQSMIAGKTWDEEGWLNILVKHPYLIKAPIAIKQHKAVLCTTPTEILKLN from the coding sequence ATGGAAATGCATCCCAATGAGCTTTTCTTTTATTATATCCCTACCCATTCTATTGATAAACAAGCTAGGGCATATGCCAGATCTATTTCCAGACATGTCCACGAAATAAACATTGAAAAAGAAAAAATAACCTCTACAGGGTGGAAACTCATATTGGATATGTTAAACCTCAGAGCTAAGGATATATTGAACAAGTCTCATCCGGAATACCAATCCATGATTGCGGGGAAAACTTGGGATGAAGAAGGTTGGTTAAACATACTTGTCAAACATCCTTATTTGATCAAGGCACCCATTGCCATAAAACAGCATAAAGCTGTTTTATGTACCACTCCAACAGAGATATTAAAATTAAACTAG
- a CDS encoding YkgJ family cysteine cluster protein → MDLNNFKTKSQSEYANHKKIKPRLKKIKPKVLDEKFKDGHDRQFEKMDCLDCANCCKTTSPIFLQTDIDRLSKLLKMKSSVFISTYLHRDDEGDFVLQSSPCPFLGMITNVLYMNPGQKPAGNTPIQTGKICMEY, encoded by the coding sequence ATGGATTTAAATAATTTCAAAACAAAATCTCAAAGTGAATACGCTAATCATAAAAAAATAAAGCCACGGTTAAAAAAAATAAAACCAAAGGTTTTGGATGAGAAATTTAAGGATGGGCATGACCGCCAATTCGAAAAAATGGATTGTTTGGATTGTGCCAATTGCTGTAAGACCACAAGTCCTATATTTCTTCAAACAGATATTGATAGGCTTTCCAAATTATTAAAAATGAAATCCTCTGTGTTTATTTCAACTTATTTACATCGGGATGACGAGGGAGATTTTGTATTACAGTCCAGTCCATGCCCATTTTTAGGGATGATAACAAATGTTTTGTATATGAATCCAGGCCAAAAGCCTGCCGGGAATACCCCCATACAAACAGGAAAAATATGCATGGAATATTGA
- a CDS encoding DNA topoisomerase IV subunit B — translation MADNKVQYTEDSIKSLDWKEHIRLRPGMYIGKLGDGSAQDDGIYVLVKEILDNSIDEHMMGYGKTIDLKISEHKVEVRDFGRGIPLGKVVDCVSKINTGGKYDSGAFQKSVGLNGVGTKAVNALSEYFRVQSFRDGETKIAEFERGELFEDKKVEKTSERNGTKIVFKPDPTVFKNYHFIPEYLENQVWNYAFLNAGLSINFNGKKFYSDKGLHDLLDRRIDEESKRYPIIHLKGNDIEMALTHSNQYGEEYYSFVNGQFTTQGGTHLAAFREAIVKTIRDFFNKNFDAADVRQSIVASIAVRVQEPVFESQTKTKLGSHSVGPDGPTLRTFVNDFIKTELDNYLHKNQETANALLKRIMQSERERKEISGIKKLANERAKKANLHNKKLRDCRVHYDDKKGNEEAKNNTMLFITEGDSASGSITKSRDVQTQAVFSLRGKPLNCFGMTKKVVYENEEFNLLQHALNIEDGVENLRYRKIVIATDADVDGMHIRLLIMTYFLQFFPDLVKNGHLFILDTPLFRVRNKKETIYCYSEEERRNAIAKLGNKPEITRFKGLGEISPDEFGGFIGENIRLDPIILNKDTKIGDLLTFYMGKNTSNRQSFIIENLKVEKDIVEVESNAKKAADKAPLETE, via the coding sequence ATGGCTGATAATAAAGTACAGTATACTGAAGATAGTATCAAATCCCTGGACTGGAAAGAACATATCCGGCTTAGACCCGGGATGTATATTGGAAAATTGGGGGATGGAAGTGCCCAAGATGATGGTATTTATGTGTTGGTCAAAGAAATTCTGGACAACAGTATTGATGAACATATGATGGGCTATGGAAAGACAATTGATTTAAAAATCAGTGAACATAAGGTAGAAGTAAGGGATTTTGGTCGAGGAATCCCTTTGGGAAAAGTTGTGGATTGTGTTTCCAAAATCAACACTGGGGGTAAGTATGATAGTGGTGCTTTCCAGAAATCCGTTGGATTGAATGGAGTAGGTACCAAAGCAGTAAATGCCCTTTCTGAATATTTTAGGGTACAGTCTTTTAGGGATGGAGAAACAAAAATTGCAGAATTTGAAAGGGGGGAGTTGTTTGAGGACAAGAAAGTAGAAAAGACCTCTGAAAGAAATGGGACAAAAATTGTTTTTAAACCTGACCCAACGGTATTTAAAAATTATCACTTTATTCCCGAATACCTGGAAAACCAGGTATGGAATTATGCATTTTTGAATGCTGGATTATCCATCAATTTTAATGGTAAAAAATTTTATTCAGACAAAGGGTTACATGATCTTTTGGATAGGAGGATTGATGAGGAAAGCAAAAGGTACCCAATAATCCACCTTAAAGGAAATGATATCGAGATGGCATTGACTCATTCCAACCAATACGGGGAAGAGTATTATTCCTTTGTCAATGGCCAGTTTACCACTCAAGGGGGAACCCATTTGGCCGCTTTTAGGGAGGCTATTGTAAAAACGATAAGGGATTTCTTCAATAAAAATTTTGATGCTGCGGATGTTCGCCAAAGTATTGTGGCATCCATTGCCGTCCGAGTCCAGGAACCTGTTTTTGAATCCCAGACTAAAACTAAACTGGGCTCCCATAGCGTGGGACCAGATGGCCCAACCCTAAGGACCTTTGTTAATGATTTCATCAAAACAGAACTGGACAATTACCTGCATAAAAATCAGGAAACCGCCAATGCTCTGTTGAAAAGGATAATGCAGTCCGAAAGGGAAAGAAAGGAAATTTCCGGTATTAAGAAGCTGGCCAATGAAAGGGCCAAAAAAGCGAATCTTCACAACAAAAAGCTGAGGGATTGCCGGGTCCATTATGATGACAAAAAGGGCAATGAAGAAGCTAAGAATAACACTATGCTTTTCATTACCGAGGGGGATTCAGCATCAGGCTCCATTACGAAGTCCAGGGATGTTCAAACCCAAGCTGTTTTTTCCCTTCGTGGAAAACCTTTAAACTGTTTTGGGATGACCAAAAAAGTGGTGTATGAAAATGAGGAATTTAATCTTCTCCAGCATGCACTGAATATTGAAGATGGAGTGGAAAATTTACGTTATCGGAAAATAGTCATTGCGACAGATGCAGATGTCGACGGAATGCACATCCGCTTATTGATCATGACTTATTTCCTTCAGTTTTTTCCGGATTTGGTCAAAAATGGTCACTTGTTCATTTTGGACACGCCGTTATTTAGGGTAAGAAATAAAAAGGAGACCATATATTGTTATTCTGAGGAGGAAAGAAGAAATGCCATCGCTAAACTTGGAAATAAACCTGAGATTACCCGCTTTAAAGGTCTTGGGGAAATTTCCCCTGATGAGTTTGGCGGATTTATTGGGGAAAACATCCGTTTGGACCCTATTATCCTAAACAAGGATACCAAAATTGGTGATTTGCTAACATTCTATATGGGTAAAAACACTTCCAACCGGCAATCCTTTATCATAGAAAATTTAAAAGTGGAAAAGGATATTGTGGAGGTAGAGAGCAATGCAAAAAAAGCAGCGGACAAAGCCCCATTGGAAACTGAATAA